The following proteins come from a genomic window of Caloenas nicobarica isolate bCalNic1 chromosome 6, bCalNic1.hap1, whole genome shotgun sequence:
- the HACD2 gene encoding very-long-chain (3R)-3-hydroxyacyl-CoA dehydratase 2 isoform X1, giving the protein MSRVFLTWAVTHSVKEVQTEDSVLLFVVAWTITEIIRYSFYTFSLLNHLPYLIKWARYTLFIVLYPMGVSGELLTIYAALPFVRQSGLYSISLPNKYNFSFDYYTFLILVMISYIPIFPQLYFHMLHQRRKVLSHTEEHKKSE; this is encoded by the exons ATGTCAAGGGTTTTCCTGACGTGGGCAGTAACACATAGTGTAAAAGAG gtTCAAACCGAAGATAGTGTCCTGTTGTTTGTGGTGGCCTGGACAATCACTGAGATAATACGTTATTCTTTTTATACGTTTAGCTTGTTAAACCATCTCCCTTATCTCATCAAATGGGCCAG GTACACTTTGTTCATAGTATTGTATCCAATGGGAGTCTCAGGTGAATTACTTACAATATATGCTGCATTACCCTTCGTCAGGCAATCTGGATTGTATTCCATCAGTTTACCTAACAAGTACAATTTTTCTTTCGACTATTATACATTCCTGATCCTGGTTATGATCTCCTACATTCCAA tctttcctcagcTGTATTTTCATATGCTACATCAGAGGCGAAAGGTACTCTCCCATACTGAAGAACACAAGAAGTCGGAGTAA
- the HACD2 gene encoding very-long-chain (3R)-3-hydroxyacyl-CoA dehydratase 2 isoform X2, which translates to MAASGSGSSRADNGYGSQQPRRRKGPGALATAYLVIYNVVMTAGWLVIAVGLVRAYLAKGSYHSLYYSIEKPLKFFQTGALLEILHCAFGIVPSSVVLTAFQVMSRVFLTWAVTHSVKEVQTEDSVLLFVVAWTITEIIRYSFYTFSLLNHLPYLIKWARYTLFIVLYPMGVSGELLTIYAALPFVRQSGLYSISLPNKYNFSFDYYTFLILVMISYIPIFPQLYFHMLHQRRKVLSHTEEHKKSE; encoded by the exons ATGGCGGCGTctggcagcggcagcagccggGCGGATAACGGCTACGGCAGCCAGCAGCCGCGGCGGAGGAAAGGCCCGGGCGCCCTGGCCACGGCCTATCTCGTTATCTACAACGTGGTGATGACGGCGGG gtGGCTTGTTATTGCAGTTGGTCTAGTTCGAGCATACCTGGCTAAAGGTAGCTACCATAGCCTCTACTATTCAATAGAAAAACCCCTGAAATTCTTCCAAACTGGAGCTTTGCTTGAG ATTCTGCACTGTGCATTTG GCATTGTTCCCTCTTCTGTTGTACTGACTGCTTTCCAAGTGATGTCAAGGGTTTTCCTGACGTGGGCAGTAACACATAGTGTAAAAGAG gtTCAAACCGAAGATAGTGTCCTGTTGTTTGTGGTGGCCTGGACAATCACTGAGATAATACGTTATTCTTTTTATACGTTTAGCTTGTTAAACCATCTCCCTTATCTCATCAAATGGGCCAG GTACACTTTGTTCATAGTATTGTATCCAATGGGAGTCTCAGGTGAATTACTTACAATATATGCTGCATTACCCTTCGTCAGGCAATCTGGATTGTATTCCATCAGTTTACCTAACAAGTACAATTTTTCTTTCGACTATTATACATTCCTGATCCTGGTTATGATCTCCTACATTCCAA tctttcctcagcTGTATTTTCATATGCTACATCAGAGGCGAAAGGTACTCTCCCATACTGAAGAACACAAGAAGTCGGAGTAA